In Paenibacillus sp. FSL R7-0345, a single window of DNA contains:
- the ctaD gene encoding cytochrome c oxidase subunit I — MDWITTVDHKKIAILYLWAGGFFFGIGGLEAILIRIQLIKPMNTFLDAQTFNELITMHGTTMIFLGVMPVIFALMNAVIPLQIGARDVAFPFLNALGFWTFLFGGLLLNLSWVMGGAPDAGWTSYTPLSSTTYSATHGVDFYTIGLQIAGLGTLIGGINFLATIITMRAPGMSYMRMPMFAWTTFITSAIILFAFPAITVGLVLLTFDRILEANFFNPLTGGNPVLWQHIFWIFGHPEVYILILPAFGIISEVIPTFSRKRLFGYSSMVFATILIAFLGFMVWAHHMFTTGLGPVANALFSVSTMLIAVPTGIKIFNWLFTMWGGQVRFTTPNLFAVGFIPTFTMGGVTGVMLASAPADFQFHDTYFVVAHFHYVIVGGLVLGLFSGLHYWWPKMFGRMLSETLGKWTFWTFIIGFHLTFFVQHFLGLMGMQRRVFTYLPNQQFDTLNLVSTIGAGLMGVGMLIFLWNIFITSRKPADAADDPWEDGRTLEWTIPSPPPEYNFKQTPLVRGIDAFWKEKLAGHKSMTPSEPVGSIHMPSATILPFLMSVGIFIAGLGFMFSRDTFGSDVLSFLFNNYIVTALGLVITFGSMLMRSLFDDHGWHIEPEELEGR; from the coding sequence ATGGACTGGATTACCACCGTTGATCACAAAAAAATCGCCATCCTCTACCTGTGGGCCGGAGGCTTCTTTTTCGGAATCGGCGGGCTTGAGGCGATCCTCATCCGTATCCAGCTGATCAAGCCGATGAACACCTTTCTGGATGCCCAGACGTTTAATGAACTGATTACAATGCACGGGACGACGATGATTTTTCTCGGGGTCATGCCTGTCATCTTCGCGCTGATGAATGCGGTCATTCCGCTGCAGATCGGCGCGCGCGACGTTGCCTTTCCTTTTCTGAATGCGCTCGGCTTCTGGACGTTCCTGTTCGGCGGTCTGCTGCTCAACCTCAGCTGGGTTATGGGCGGTGCCCCGGATGCCGGCTGGACCTCTTACACTCCATTATCCAGTACAACCTACAGCGCCACCCACGGGGTGGACTTTTATACGATCGGCCTGCAGATTGCCGGGCTGGGCACGCTGATTGGCGGCATTAACTTCCTGGCTACGATCATCACGATGCGCGCACCGGGAATGTCTTATATGCGGATGCCGATGTTCGCCTGGACTACCTTTATCACCTCCGCTATTATTCTGTTCGCTTTTCCCGCTATAACTGTAGGGCTTGTACTACTCACCTTTGACCGGATTCTTGAAGCTAATTTCTTCAATCCTCTGACGGGCGGCAATCCGGTGCTGTGGCAGCATATTTTCTGGATTTTTGGCCATCCCGAAGTATACATTCTCATCCTGCCGGCGTTCGGTATCATTTCAGAGGTCATTCCAACCTTTTCCCGCAAAAGATTATTCGGCTACAGCTCAATGGTGTTCGCGACCATTCTGATTGCTTTCCTGGGCTTCATGGTCTGGGCGCATCATATGTTTACAACCGGCCTTGGTCCGGTGGCAAATGCACTCTTTTCCGTATCCACGATGCTGATTGCTGTTCCGACCGGGATCAAAATCTTCAACTGGCTGTTCACGATGTGGGGCGGGCAGGTGCGTTTTACGACTCCGAATCTGTTTGCGGTAGGCTTCATACCAACGTTCACGATGGGCGGGGTAACCGGGGTTATGCTGGCTTCGGCTCCGGCGGATTTCCAGTTTCATGACACTTATTTTGTTGTAGCCCATTTCCACTATGTGATTGTCGGCGGTCTGGTGCTGGGATTGTTCTCCGGTCTGCACTACTGGTGGCCTAAAATGTTCGGGCGGATGCTAAGTGAAACCTTAGGGAAATGGACCTTCTGGACCTTTATTATCGGCTTCCATCTGACCTTCTTCGTACAGCATTTTCTGGGATTGATGGGAATGCAGCGCCGCGTATTTACGTACCTGCCGAACCAGCAGTTCGATACGCTGAATCTGGTCAGTACAATTGGAGCCGGGCTGATGGGGGTGGGGATGCTGATCTTCCTGTGGAATATTTTTATCACATCCCGTAAGCCTGCTGATGCTGCAGATGATCCGTGGGAAGACGGGCGGACGCTGGAGTGGACGATTCCTTCGCCGCCGCCGGAGTACAACTTTAAGCAGACACCGCTGGTGCGCGGAATTGATGCCTTCTGGAAGGAAAAGCTCGCCGGACACAAAAGCATGACTCCCTCCGAGCCGGTCGGTTCCATCCATATGCCGTCAGCGACGATTCTGCCGTTCCTGATGTCGGTGGGCATTTTTATCGCCGGGCTCGGCTTCATGTTCAGCCGTGATACGTTCGGCAGCGATGTGCTGAGCTTCCTGTTCAACAACTATATCGTTACCGCTCTTGGATTGGTTATAACCTTCGGGTCCATGCTGATGCGGTCGCTGTTTGACGACCACGGCTGGCATATTGAGCCTGAAGAGCTGGAAGGAAGGTGA
- a CDS encoding cytochrome (ubi)quinol oxidase subunit III encodes MTTVHAEAGKSTLPHEPEKATLEGRNKVLAFWLFLGGEAVLFGTLFATFLALRNSTNDGPSAAELFHLPLVAAATFLLLASSLTSVFAIQAMHRNKPAELRNWLIITVVLGAAFLALEIYEFSVYVRHEEFGMTTSAFSSAFYTLVGFHGAHVAFGILWIAILIGQLARKGLTVVTAPKIYVSAMYWHFIDVVWVFIFTVVYLLGKVG; translated from the coding sequence ATGACGACTGTACATGCTGAAGCTGGAAAAAGCACCCTCCCGCACGAGCCGGAAAAAGCGACACTGGAAGGCCGCAACAAAGTGCTGGCCTTCTGGCTGTTCCTCGGCGGAGAGGCAGTGCTTTTCGGGACGCTGTTCGCCACCTTTCTGGCGCTGCGCAACTCGACGAACGACGGCCCCTCCGCGGCTGAGCTGTTCCATCTGCCGCTGGTGGCGGCAGCGACATTTTTGCTGCTGGCCAGCAGCCTGACCAGTGTATTCGCGATTCAGGCGATGCACCGCAACAAGCCGGCTGAGCTGCGAAACTGGCTGATTATTACGGTAGTGCTCGGTGCGGCATTTCTTGCCCTTGAAATCTATGAGTTCAGCGTATATGTAAGGCACGAGGAGTTCGGGATGACAACAAGCGCGTTCAGTTCGGCCTTTTATACACTGGTCGGCTTTCACGGCGCACACGTTGCGTTCGGGATTCTGTGGATTGCCATCCTGATCGGGCAGCTCGCCCGCAAGGGACTGACTGTAGTGACTGCGCCCAAAATCTATGTGTCGGCCATGTACTGGCATTTCATCGATGTCGTTTGGGTGTTTATCTTCACAGTTGTATACCTGCTTGGAAAGGTGGGCTGA
- a CDS encoding cytochrome C oxidase subunit IV family protein codes for MVTEQHSQENGGMKRRHRHEGPQRHIVVFVFSLVLTLLAFAAVAAGGVNATFAVILLLVMAALQVVLQMGFWMHLKDKGHLLPIIFMLGGFFIAGTCIIMALYWVWWD; via the coding sequence ATGGTGACGGAACAGCATTCACAGGAGAACGGTGGTATGAAGCGCCGCCACCGGCACGAAGGGCCGCAGCGGCATATCGTGGTGTTTGTTTTCTCACTGGTCCTGACACTGCTAGCCTTCGCGGCTGTGGCCGCCGGAGGGGTTAACGCCACCTTTGCTGTCATTCTGCTGCTGGTAATGGCTGCGCTGCAGGTGGTGCTGCAGATGGGCTTCTGGATGCATCTGAAGGACAAAGGGCATCTGCTGCCGATTATTTTCATGCTGGGCGGTTTTTTTATCGCCGGAACCTGTATTATTATGGCTCTTTACTGGGTCTGGTGGGATTAA
- the ctaG gene encoding cytochrome c oxidase assembly factor CtaG, which yields MLGLQYFSFAELWSPLLLAGTLLLAAGYLVLIGPLAPRFPGSAEVPLRQRVLFLGGLLVLYLAQGGPVSLLGHILFSFHMVSMAMSYLIAVPLMMLGIPEWWWRALVKINPLRKLSFLAHPVVAALLFNGLFSLYHIPVIHDYVMLHFAVHRLYYGALFVTSALMWWTLINPLPESRRAGGPVKIGFIFLNMVLLTPACGLIIFASTPLYATYSDPAVWARAMGYCVSGDPAALLQAFGGPAFFGGLSPKVDQQVGGIVMKFIQEFIFASMLAYVFYHWYKKENGQDDPGLSGPSGELGDGVLTRV from the coding sequence ATGCTTGGCTTGCAATATTTTAGCTTCGCCGAACTGTGGAGCCCGCTGCTGCTGGCGGGAACGCTGCTGCTGGCCGCGGGGTATCTGGTGCTGATCGGGCCGCTGGCGCCGCGGTTCCCCGGCTCGGCAGAGGTTCCGCTCAGGCAAAGGGTGCTGTTTCTGGGCGGCCTGCTGGTGCTTTATCTGGCCCAGGGCGGTCCGGTCAGCCTGCTGGGGCACATCCTGTTTTCTTTTCACATGGTCAGTATGGCTATGTCTTATCTGATCGCGGTGCCGCTGATGATGCTGGGTATACCAGAATGGTGGTGGCGTGCTCTGGTAAAGATTAATCCGCTGCGGAAGCTCTCCTTTCTGGCTCATCCGGTGGTGGCGGCGCTGCTGTTCAACGGACTGTTCTCGTTGTATCATATCCCGGTCATTCACGATTATGTGATGCTGCATTTCGCGGTGCACCGGCTGTATTATGGCGCACTCTTTGTGACATCGGCGCTGATGTGGTGGACACTGATCAATCCGCTGCCGGAGAGCCGGCGGGCCGGCGGGCCCGTCAAAATCGGTTTTATTTTTCTGAATATGGTGCTGCTGACACCGGCCTGCGGGCTGATTATTTTTGCAAGTACTCCGCTCTATGCGACCTATAGTGATCCGGCTGTGTGGGCGCGGGCGATGGGCTATTGTGTGTCCGGTGATCCGGCGGCGCTGCTGCAGGCTTTTGGCGGTCCGGCCTTCTTTGGGGGGCTGTCACCTAAGGTGGATCAGCAGGTCGGCGGAATCGTGATGAAGTTCATCCAGGAATTTATTTTTGCCTCGATGCTTGCTTATGTGTTCTATCATTGGTATAAAAAAGAGAACGGGCAAGACGACCCCGGCCTTTCCGGACCATCCGGAGAGCTGGGAGATGGCGTGTTGACCCGGGTATAG
- a CDS encoding DUF420 domain-containing protein — protein sequence MDIFTVFPTISTSFIVISAVLVAIGWRQIIIGKREAHKKTMIAAAVAATLFFIVYMSRTVFVGNTSWGGPDNLSTLYHIFLIFHIVLATVAAVFGITTLVWGFQGKYAKHRKLGRITAVTWFVTAITGVAVYVLLYIFYPGGHTKPVWDAIWGF from the coding sequence ATGGATATCTTTACAGTGTTTCCAACGATCAGCACATCGTTCATCGTAATCAGTGCGGTGCTGGTAGCTATCGGCTGGAGACAGATTATCATTGGCAAACGTGAAGCGCACAAGAAGACAATGATCGCCGCCGCCGTGGCAGCTACTCTGTTTTTCATTGTGTACATGTCAAGAACAGTATTTGTAGGAAATACATCGTGGGGCGGACCGGACAATCTGTCGACGCTGTATCACATCTTTTTGATCTTCCATATCGTACTGGCGACTGTAGCGGCGGTGTTCGGGATCACGACACTCGTCTGGGGCTTCCAGGGCAAGTACGCGAAGCACCGCAAGCTGGGCAGAATCACGGCTGTGACCTGGTTCGTTACTGCTATCACGGGAGTTGCGGTATACGTGCTGCTCTACATATTCTATCCGGGCGGCCACACCAAGCCGGTCTGGGATGCTATCTGGGGCTTCTAA
- a CDS encoding MBL fold metallo-hydrolase, with amino-acid sequence MMNTPWFTVQRMDEYTFAISEYGHWEKVHSFLLLGRQKAALIDTGLGIANIRDVTSKLTTLPVSVLTTHVHTDHIGGHGLFSDIHVHEGDSNWLIHGIQGLLIERIRADLVRDLSLPLPPGFDVSAYTPYCGKPAGLLCDGQIIDLGGRKLEVFHTPGHSPGHVCFFEEASGYLFTGDLLYDETPVYAFYPSTSPSDLVRSWQRIAEIPGVTRIYGSHNTLGLDPELLGEVQRAVKVLREKNLVSFGTGIHYFNGFSVRF; translated from the coding sequence ATGATGAATACTCCGTGGTTTACGGTGCAGCGGATGGATGAATACACCTTTGCCATCAGTGAATACGGGCATTGGGAGAAGGTTCATTCTTTCCTCCTGCTCGGGCGGCAAAAGGCTGCCCTGATTGACACGGGACTCGGTATTGCTAATATCCGGGATGTAACCAGCAAGCTGACCACTCTCCCGGTTTCTGTGCTCACTACTCATGTCCACACCGATCATATCGGGGGGCATGGACTATTCAGTGACATTCATGTGCATGAGGGTGATTCGAACTGGCTGATCCATGGGATTCAGGGCTTATTAATTGAGCGGATTAGAGCAGATCTTGTGCGGGACCTGAGTCTGCCGCTGCCGCCGGGCTTTGATGTGTCTGCTTATACGCCTTATTGCGGCAAGCCAGCCGGACTGCTCTGTGATGGCCAGATCATTGATCTGGGCGGGAGAAAGCTGGAGGTGTTCCATACACCGGGGCATTCACCGGGACATGTGTGCTTTTTCGAGGAGGCTTCCGGTTATCTGTTTACAGGGGACCTGTTGTATGACGAGACGCCAGTCTATGCCTTTTATCCGTCGACAAGTCCTTCTGATCTGGTTCGTTCGTGGCAGCGGATTGCGGAAATACCTGGTGTCACCAGGATCTACGGCTCGCATAATACACTGGGTTTAGACCCGGAGCTTCTGGGAGAGGTGCAGCGGGCGGTTAAGGTGCTGCGGGAGAAGAATCTGGTGTCGTTCGGCACGGGGATTCATTATTTTAACGGGTTCAGTGTGCGGTTCTAA
- a CDS encoding GntR family transcriptional regulator: MWIPIQINENSAEPLYSQIETQLRSLIISGSITEGTLLPSIREFAGELKCSVITVRRVYQDLENEGLLRTRQGTGTFVSHVGAGAMEEYKQEAIRKALEGAVDVGLSVQCSAEELARMFTEIVASKYNIKS, from the coding sequence ATGTGGATACCTATTCAAATCAACGAAAACAGCGCCGAACCGCTCTACTCTCAGATAGAGACGCAGCTGCGGTCATTGATCATCAGCGGCAGCATCACAGAAGGAACGCTGCTGCCTTCCATCCGTGAATTCGCCGGTGAGCTGAAATGCAGTGTCATTACAGTCCGCCGGGTCTATCAGGATCTGGAGAATGAGGGGCTGCTGCGGACCAGACAGGGAACAGGAACCTTCGTTTCTCATGTCGGAGCAGGCGCAATGGAGGAATACAAACAGGAAGCGATCCGCAAAGCGCTTGAAGGCGCCGTCGACGTTGGATTATCTGTACAATGCAGTGCAGAGGAGCTGGCCCGGATGTTCACGGAGATTGTAGCGAGCAAATATAACATAAAGTCATGA
- a CDS encoding ABC transporter ATP-binding protein — protein sequence MVQQAIELRNVSKKRSKRTVGPLNLSLPQGYITALVGQNGSGKSTLLHMLLQLSFPEEGEIRWFEQPYAGGLPLALRQGIAYVPETPQAEENFWTAAEAADFRRQWYPSWDQQYFEELARKFEIPQDARLGKMSKGERRKYEIAAALAVRPRLLLLDEPSSGLDPFAWKIMIETLRKFMDDTDATVLICTHIVEEVRRLADYIVLMHQGQLLGMAEKDSLFGLWSEVWVNAADEAELQELAAELPEALHFGWEQPGVASFITREFSRNEKRILDLGVKVLKSRALELDEILSLWTQGHRPVLIDQKRGD from the coding sequence ATGGTACAGCAAGCCATTGAACTGCGGAATGTAAGCAAGAAGCGGAGCAAGCGGACGGTCGGGCCGCTTAATCTCAGCCTTCCGCAAGGCTATATTACCGCACTGGTCGGACAGAACGGCTCCGGCAAAAGCACACTGCTGCACATGCTGCTGCAGCTGAGCTTTCCGGAGGAAGGGGAGATCCGCTGGTTCGAACAGCCGTATGCCGGAGGGCTGCCGCTTGCGCTCCGTCAGGGAATAGCCTATGTGCCGGAAACCCCGCAGGCTGAAGAGAATTTCTGGACGGCAGCAGAGGCGGCGGATTTCCGCCGGCAGTGGTATCCTTCCTGGGATCAGCAGTACTTTGAAGAGCTGGCCCGGAAATTCGAAATCCCGCAGGATGCCCGGCTCGGCAAAATGTCCAAAGGGGAACGGCGCAAATATGAGATCGCCGCGGCATTAGCCGTCCGGCCCCGTCTGCTGCTGCTGGATGAGCCCTCTTCCGGACTGGACCCGTTTGCCTGGAAGATCATGATTGAAACGCTGCGCAAGTTTATGGATGATACAGACGCAACGGTGCTGATCTGTACCCATATTGTTGAAGAAGTAAGGCGGCTGGCCGACTATATAGTGCTCATGCATCAGGGGCAGCTGCTTGGAATGGCCGAAAAAGACAGTCTGTTCGGCTTATGGAGTGAGGTTTGGGTGAATGCAGCGGATGAAGCAGAGCTGCAGGAGCTGGCAGCAGAACTGCCGGAGGCATTGCATTTCGGCTGGGAGCAGCCCGGGGTTGCATCCTTTATAACCCGGGAATTTTCACGGAATGAGAAACGGATCCTGGATCTGGGCGTAAAGGTACTCAAGAGCCGGGCCCTGGAGCTGGATGAAATTCTTAGCCTATGGACACAAGGACATCGTCCGGTCCTGATAGACCAGAAGAGAGGGGATTAA
- a CDS encoding ATP-binding cassette domain-containing protein, whose product MEALKLEQVVKQYGDKTAVNGINLKVEQGEIYGLLGANGAGKTTTMRMVLGLIYPDEGKILYNGKAFSNELQHLMGYLPEERGLYPKVKVSDQIIYLARLRGMSAGDADKSLRYWLDRFEVPEYYNKKIEELSKGNQQKMGFIAAVVHKPKILVLDEAFSGLDPVNVELLKDTVKELRDQGTSILFSTHRMEHVEELCRHITILDRSNTVVQGDIREIKKGYPREEVLLRTAGEVPGLEGIAGVTAVKRQERGYVLSISEIGAAQRILQQAILAGEVEHFEIKEPTLNQIFIRAVGESNE is encoded by the coding sequence ATGGAAGCTTTGAAGCTGGAACAGGTAGTGAAGCAGTACGGCGATAAGACAGCGGTTAACGGTATTAATCTGAAGGTGGAGCAAGGCGAGATTTACGGTCTGCTGGGAGCGAACGGGGCCGGCAAAACAACAACAATGCGTATGGTGCTTGGCCTGATTTACCCGGATGAGGGGAAGATTCTCTACAACGGTAAGGCGTTCAGCAACGAGCTGCAGCATCTGATGGGTTATCTGCCGGAAGAGCGGGGCCTGTACCCGAAGGTGAAGGTCAGCGACCAGATTATCTATCTGGCCCGGCTGCGCGGCATGTCTGCCGGCGATGCGGATAAGAGCCTGCGTTACTGGCTGGACCGTTTCGAGGTTCCGGAGTACTACAATAAGAAAATTGAAGAGCTGTCCAAGGGGAATCAGCAAAAAATGGGCTTTATCGCCGCAGTTGTTCATAAGCCGAAGATCCTTGTGCTTGATGAGGCATTCAGCGGACTGGACCCGGTCAATGTGGAGCTGCTGAAAGATACGGTCAAAGAGCTGCGTGACCAGGGAACAAGCATCCTGTTCTCCACCCACCGGATGGAGCATGTGGAGGAGCTGTGCCGGCACATTACAATTCTCGACCGTTCCAATACAGTAGTGCAGGGTGACATCCGTGAGATCAAGAAAGGTTACCCGCGTGAGGAAGTCCTTCTGAGGACCGCCGGAGAAGTTCCGGGGCTGGAGGGGATTGCCGGTGTAACTGCAGTGAAGCGGCAGGAACGCGGTTATGTGCTGTCGATCAGCGAGATCGGCGCAGCTCAGCGTATTCTGCAGCAGGCCATTCTTGCCGGTGAAGTCGAGCATTTCGAGATCAAAGAACCGACGCTAAACCAAATCTTTATCAGAGCGGTGGGTGAATCGAATGAATAA
- a CDS encoding ABC transporter permease produces MNKMGTIIGFTFKNKVKTKAFLITTLIMVILLSIGMNIPYFIKVFKGEDKADGGNRSQIAVIAESGNPAAELLLASSAPAPADPADDTFAVTFTAFSSADDAALKEGLDKGDIEGYLTFGGASGEGLPPVTYHNEDGELGGEVQTYLQSALQAVNTQLIVGDKLTDSQIAAMYAPVTITTQELSQGGAQAGEEAEQTAATINYVVVYVLLILFFMSIMMTGNMISAEVTSEKSSRIMEILITSASPLTQMFGKVIGIFLVGLMQIAIIALSVTANLMLPHNASVLTDFELDLSQLNIGLLVYGLILYVLGYFLYALIYAAVGSIVSRTEDLGQAVMPIMMIGFVNFYVPLFSIWAPDTTLVKVASFIPFTSPLSMLLRIGVGQVAFWEIIVSLVILLATTFVFGWLAAKIYRTGVLMYGKRPSIKEIRKAMKAYKI; encoded by the coding sequence ATGAATAAGATGGGGACGATTATAGGATTTACTTTTAAAAACAAGGTGAAGACCAAGGCCTTTCTTATAACAACGCTTATTATGGTTATTCTGCTGAGCATCGGGATGAATATTCCTTATTTTATCAAAGTGTTCAAGGGTGAGGATAAGGCGGATGGCGGCAACCGGAGTCAAATTGCAGTAATCGCTGAATCGGGCAATCCGGCAGCAGAACTGCTCCTGGCCTCATCAGCTCCTGCTCCTGCTGATCCGGCCGACGATACATTTGCAGTAACGTTCACAGCCTTTTCTTCGGCTGATGATGCAGCATTAAAGGAAGGTCTGGATAAAGGCGACATCGAAGGCTACCTTACCTTCGGGGGGGCAAGCGGTGAAGGCCTGCCGCCTGTAACCTACCACAATGAGGACGGCGAACTTGGAGGCGAAGTGCAGACATATCTGCAGAGCGCCCTGCAGGCAGTCAACACGCAGCTCATTGTCGGTGACAAGCTGACAGACAGCCAGATTGCAGCCATGTACGCCCCGGTAACGATTACCACCCAGGAGCTCAGCCAAGGCGGGGCCCAGGCAGGGGAAGAGGCTGAACAGACGGCCGCAACGATCAACTATGTTGTTGTATACGTCCTGCTGATTCTGTTCTTCATGTCCATCATGATGACCGGCAATATGATTTCGGCAGAGGTTACCTCGGAGAAAAGCTCGCGCATTATGGAAATTCTGATTACGAGCGCATCCCCGTTAACCCAGATGTTCGGTAAGGTCATTGGTATCTTCCTGGTCGGGCTGATGCAGATTGCCATTATAGCGCTCAGTGTTACTGCCAATCTGATGCTGCCGCACAATGCAAGTGTCCTGACTGATTTTGAACTGGATCTGAGCCAGCTGAATATCGGGCTGCTGGTCTACGGACTTATCCTTTATGTTCTTGGCTACTTCCTGTATGCCCTGATTTACGCAGCGGTCGGATCGATTGTCAGCCGTACTGAGGACCTCGGCCAGGCTGTAATGCCGATTATGATGATCGGCTTCGTGAACTTCTACGTTCCTTTATTCAGTATTTGGGCTCCGGATACAACCCTGGTCAAGGTAGCCAGCTTTATCCCGTTCACCTCACCGCTCAGCATGCTGCTGCGCATCGGGGTCGGCCAGGTCGCATTCTGGGAAATCATCGTTTCACTGGTTATTCTGCTGGCAACTACCTTTGTGTTCGGCTGGCTGGCGGCCAAGATCTACCGCACAGGCGTCCTGATGTATGGTAAGCGTCCTAGCATCAAGGAGATCAGAAAAGCAATGAAAGCTTATAAAATCTAA
- a CDS encoding twin-arginine translocation signal domain-containing protein, producing MMSKKNQNFLFLAVCAFNMIMFGLVIDTGGSPVRDFLQGLTVGVSAAAVIVILWGQAKERRSRA from the coding sequence ATGATGAGTAAAAAAAATCAGAACTTTCTATTTCTTGCAGTGTGTGCCTTTAACATGATTATGTTTGGTCTGGTGATCGATACAGGCGGTTCCCCGGTGCGGGACTTCCTCCAGGGGCTGACTGTAGGCGTAAGTGCAGCAGCAGTGATTGTAATCCTGTGGGGCCAGGCCAAGGAACGCAGAAGCAGAGCGTAA
- a CDS encoding TraB/GumN family protein, with product MKNWKQMLLSLTLSAGLLTGAAVPAVAAAPQQPAVKVNNQTVEYKSGSPVNNQGTTLVPLRATLEAMDAELQNAAGDTIYAIIDGKAVTLKSKLTVINGVTYAPVRVLGDAAGYEVSWDAQTRTVILKTKTAAGGSQTAVNTQGGRGFMWEVQSNGNTVYLVGSMHIADESFYPLNAEFEEAFAEADYLGVEIDISKAADEASQKLVLDMGMYQDGTTLKDHISSETYAKLGEVLKQAGVKANALDQFKPWVAETTLSSLKSATAGYEASAGIDLYFIQKAIERKIPIMELESYESQLGMFNNFSKELQEANLLSAIENYDQIDESVDVMAEIWKSGNDEQLLQLTNSFSGDAEYYKAMLVDRNIGMADKIDGYLKNGKNEEYFIVVGAAHYLGEHGIVKLLQDKGYTVVRK from the coding sequence ATGAAAAACTGGAAACAAATGCTCTTATCCCTTACCCTTTCGGCAGGACTGCTTACCGGGGCGGCAGTTCCGGCCGTGGCTGCTGCTCCCCAGCAGCCGGCAGTAAAAGTGAACAATCAGACCGTAGAATACAAGAGCGGCTCACCGGTCAACAATCAGGGTACAACGCTTGTTCCGCTTAGAGCCACGCTTGAAGCGATGGATGCAGAGCTGCAGAATGCGGCTGGCGATACCATCTATGCGATTATTGACGGCAAAGCCGTTACGCTGAAAAGCAAGCTTACAGTCATTAATGGTGTAACCTATGCGCCGGTCCGGGTGCTGGGCGATGCTGCAGGCTACGAAGTCAGCTGGGATGCACAGACCCGTACGGTCATCCTGAAGACCAAGACAGCAGCCGGCGGCAGCCAGACTGCTGTAAATACCCAAGGCGGCCGCGGCTTCATGTGGGAAGTCCAGAGCAATGGCAATACCGTGTATCTGGTCGGATCGATGCATATTGCGGATGAGAGCTTTTACCCGCTGAATGCAGAATTTGAAGAAGCCTTTGCCGAAGCCGATTATCTCGGGGTAGAAATTGATATCAGCAAAGCAGCCGACGAGGCCTCGCAGAAGCTGGTTTTGGATATGGGTATGTACCAGGACGGTACGACGCTGAAGGATCATATCTCCAGTGAGACATATGCCAAGCTGGGCGAGGTGCTTAAGCAGGCGGGCGTTAAGGCAAATGCACTGGACCAGTTTAAGCCTTGGGTAGCAGAAACGACACTCAGCAGCCTGAAATCAGCGACGGCCGGCTATGAGGCTTCCGCCGGAATCGACCTGTACTTTATCCAGAAGGCGATTGAGCGCAAAATTCCGATTATGGAGCTGGAATCCTACGAATCCCAGCTGGGCATGTTCAACAACTTCTCCAAAGAGCTGCAGGAGGCTAATCTGCTGTCAGCGATTGAAAATTACGATCAGATTGATGAGAGCGTCGATGTAATGGCCGAGATCTGGAAATCAGGTAATGATGAGCAGCTGCTGCAGCTGACCAACAGCTTTTCCGGAGATGCTGAATATTACAAAGCCATGCTGGTTGACCGCAACATCGGTATGGCCGACAAAATTGACGGATATCTCAAGAACGGCAAAAACGAGGAGTACTTCATCGTAGTCGGCGCAGCACACTATCTGGGTGAGCACGGCATCGTGAAGCTGCTGCAGGATAAGGGATATACAGTAGTGCGGAAATAG
- a CDS encoding glutaredoxin family protein, with translation MSQPVIVYSTAGCSDCNQVKQLLTNEGIPFEVRDIMASAVYQEEVEKLGFMGIPVTVSGDRAIKGFNLPELQELIAAAR, from the coding sequence ATGAGCCAGCCGGTAATTGTCTATTCCACCGCAGGCTGCAGCGACTGCAATCAGGTTAAGCAGCTGCTCACCAATGAGGGCATTCCCTTTGAAGTGCGCGATATTATGGCCAGCGCAGTGTATCAGGAGGAAGTTGAAAAGCTTGGTTTCATGGGTATCCCTGTAACGGTATCCGGCGACCGTGCCATTAAAGGCTTCAACCTGCCTGAGCTTCAGGAACTGATTGCGGCTGCAAGGTAA